The Candidatus Cloacimonadota bacterium genome includes the window CTAGCCAGTAGATTGCAAAAGATGGGCTTTGAGATACGCACAGTGCTCACTGAATCTGCATGTAAATTCGTTGCGCCCATAAATTTCTCTGCCATCACGCATAACGACGTATATACTTCGTTGTGGGATGGAAGTGATCCTATACCGCATATCACCCTTGCGGATTGGGCAGATTTGGTAGTGGTAGCCCCAGCATCTGCAAACACAATCGCAAAAGCTGCTCATGGTCTTGCGGATAATCTACTCAACTCAATACTGTTGGCCCATCGCAAACAGGTATTATGGGTACCAGCAATGAATGTGAATATGTATGAAAACCAGGTTACAGGAGAGAACTTACAAGCGCTAAAACTACGCGGACACCATATATTGGATCCTGCATTTGGTATGTTGGCTTGCGCCTACACAGGAAAAGGGAAGTATCCTCCCAATGAAGAGATAGTGTATGCGATTCGCACCTATCTGGAGTATGGAGAAGACCTTTGTAGTGTAAAAGCCTTGGTTACTGTAGGCGCTACAGTTGAATCCATAGATCCCATGCGTATGATCAGCAATCGTTCCAGCGGGAGAATGGGCTTGTCTTTGGCACGTGCGCTATATTTGAGGGGGGCAGAGGTAATATTGGTATATGCTTCGATCAGTGAAAGCAAGCCCTACTACATTAGTGATGCATTTCACACGCTATCGGTGGACGAAATGCACAATAGAGTAATGCTCGAAGCCCCCAAATGTGACTGGATATTCAAGTGTGCCGCAGTATCAGACTACAAACCAGCAGAATATCGTGAAAACAAGATTAAGAAAGCTTCTGATCTTCAACTGAACTTGGTTAGGACAAAAGACATATTGTCCGATCTGGGGAGTTTGAAACGGGATAATCAACTTCTGATCGGATTTGCTGCAGAAACTCAAAACCTGGAAGAGAATGCAAAGAAAAAGCTGGAAAAGAAAAACTTGGATCTGGTGGTAGCCAATCATCTGAAGCATGCCGGTTCTGCTACTAGCGATATACTCATGATAGACCGAAAACACAATTTGTGCTCTGCTCAAGGCGACAAATTTGATCTTGCTCACCTAATAATCGATCGCGTAATAAGCTTATGAATACAATTCTCATCAGTGGAGCAAATTCTCAGATAGGCAGCTTTCTTGCCCGTGCTTATGAAGCGGAAGGACATAAGCTAATCTTACTTTACCACCAGCGCACAGATCGCATTAATGACCTTATCTCTCCCAAGATTCAGGTAGATCTCAGGGATCTGGATGCTCTTGAGCAGAAGCTATTGAATCACTTGAAATCCATAGACTGTCTCATTCATTGTGCCGCGATTCGTAGTGAGGATCATCAAGCTATGTGCGACATAAATCCTCAGATTTTCCGCAGGGTTCTGGAAGATAATGTGTATCCAGTGTATAATCTTTTGAAAACCATACTGCCGGATATGCGCTCGAGAGCTTTCGGTAGGATTGTGTTATTTACTTCTGATGTTACCCGAACCGGATTAGCGAATGGCTCTGCCTATGCTGCAGCCAAAGCTGCTATAGCCAATATGGCAAAAAGCGCCGCATTGGAGAACGCTGGTAGAAACATTCTAATAAATTGCCTTGCTCCGGGACCGGTAGAAACGAATATGGAAGAGGATTATAACTCCGATTATCTGGAATTCAGGAAAGAATATTTTAAAAAGCATCTGGAGCGGACAGCATCCGGTAAACTGGTGACAAAGCAAGAGATCAAAGCTGTTGCAGACATGCTCATATCCCCTTTGATTTCCAATCTTTGTGGAGAGGAAATCATCATGAATGGAGGTAGTAAATGAAACGATATATTGTAATACTGGCATTGTTGATAGCTGTGAATCTAGGTGCGAATGTGTTTATGGATGGAGAGAAGCTTACCTTCAACATAAATTACGGGATCATTAATGCGGGTCAGGCTACTTTGGAAGCCAAGACATCCGTGTATCAGGGTAACCCAGTGTGGTACCTTTCTACAAACGCAAAAACGCATAGCTTCTTCGACAAGATCTTCAAAGTAAGGGACAGGGTTGAGTCCTGGTGGGATAAAGAATCCCTTTTGCCCTACAAATTCGCCAAGAATCTTCAAGAAGGGAAATACCGCCAGCACAGAGTACATATATACAATCACGCCCGTGGACGCACAACGTATCAAAGGTGGCACTTCAAGAACAGCCGCTTCGACAACACTGAGATGGATTTACCCATGGATTCACAGGATATTCTGAGTGCATTTTATTGGGTACGTCATCAACCCCTAAAGGTTGGACAAAGATTGATGGTAAATATCACTGCCGACGGCCGCATTATGCCTACTGAGGTAGTTGTCCATCGCAAAGAGAAAGTGAAGAGTATATTTGGTGAAGTGGAATGTCTGGTTATTGAACCAAAACTGAAAGGAGAAGCAGTGTTCAAGCAGACAGGAGACATCTTTATTTGGGTCACTAATGATGAGTACAAAATCCCTGTGAAGCTGGAAAGCAAGATTACTTTCGGTTCTTTTTCAGCAACCTTGGATAGCGCACAAAAGGTACCCCTGAAGTTGAAATGACCACGGATTTGCATTATAAGCAAGCGTACCATTATGATCTCCCCATGGAGTTGATCGCTCAGTATCC containing:
- a CDS encoding SDR family NAD(P)-dependent oxidoreductase; this translates as MNTILISGANSQIGSFLARAYEAEGHKLILLYHQRTDRINDLISPKIQVDLRDLDALEQKLLNHLKSIDCLIHCAAIRSEDHQAMCDINPQIFRRVLEDNVYPVYNLLKTILPDMRSRAFGRIVLFTSDVTRTGLANGSAYAAAKAAIANMAKSAALENAGRNILINCLAPGPVETNMEEDYNSDYLEFRKEYFKKHLERTASGKLVTKQEIKAVADMLISPLISNLCGEEIIMNGGSK
- the coaBC gene encoding bifunctional phosphopantothenoylcysteine decarboxylase/phosphopantothenate--cysteine ligase CoaBC, with protein sequence MMKNAKILLCVSGGIAAYKAIDLASRLQKMGFEIRTVLTESACKFVAPINFSAITHNDVYTSLWDGSDPIPHITLADWADLVVVAPASANTIAKAAHGLADNLLNSILLAHRKQVLWVPAMNVNMYENQVTGENLQALKLRGHHILDPAFGMLACAYTGKGKYPPNEEIVYAIRTYLEYGEDLCSVKALVTVGATVESIDPMRMISNRSSGRMGLSLARALYLRGAEVILVYASISESKPYYISDAFHTLSVDEMHNRVMLEAPKCDWIFKCAAVSDYKPAEYRENKIKKASDLQLNLVRTKDILSDLGSLKRDNQLLIGFAAETQNLEENAKKKLEKKNLDLVVANHLKHAGSATSDILMIDRKHNLCSAQGDKFDLAHLIIDRVISL
- a CDS encoding DUF3108 domain-containing protein, with product MKRYIVILALLIAVNLGANVFMDGEKLTFNINYGIINAGQATLEAKTSVYQGNPVWYLSTNAKTHSFFDKIFKVRDRVESWWDKESLLPYKFAKNLQEGKYRQHRVHIYNHARGRTTYQRWHFKNSRFDNTEMDLPMDSQDILSAFYWVRHQPLKVGQRLMVNITADGRIMPTEVVVHRKEKVKSIFGEVECLVIEPKLKGEAVFKQTGDIFIWVTNDEYKIPVKLESKITFGSFSATLDSAQKVPLKLK